CCCGCCGACCGTGATAAGAAAATGCCGGTGCTCTGCCTCAATCAGGTCAAAATGGCAGGACTGGATACACACTCCGCAGTCCACGCATTTCGTTTCATCGAGTACCGAGATGCCGTTTTTAATCCGTATCGCCTTTTCCTTGCAGTACTCGACACAGCTTCCGCATCCCGTACAGAGGCGGCCGGATGTCCTGAGGGGCCGGACTCTCCCGATAATCCCGATCTCGTTGAGCATGGGACTGGTGCAGGCATTCGGGCAACCCGACAATGCGATGCGCATCTTGACCGGCATCTCTTTTCCAAACAATTTCTCATCGATCTTTTTTGCAAGGCCGATGGTATCGATATTGGCAAATTTGCAGCGTTCAATGCCCGGGCATGCGATGATGTTTACAATCTCGTCCCGTTCCGAACCGACCGGGGTTCCGTTCTTTGCAAGTGCTTTTTCAACTTTTTTTAACAGGGCCGGATTGACATGCGGGATCTCCAAAGTCTGGCGGGTGGTGCAGTGAACCGTACCCGTCCCGTATTTTTTCGCGATGGTTGCGATCCCCCGTAATTGTTCGACCGAATAAACACCCGCCGGGGCCCTGATGCGAATGGTGCAGAAGTCTGCATTCCGTTCGGTGATGACGCCCCCTTTCATATGAATGCCAAAATTCGTGCGCATTGATCAGTAATGGTAAAATCGGGTAATTAATGCTGATGTGTTGACATGAACCCTGCGCAGAGCAGATGCAGGGCAGTTCCTGTTTTTATAAAAACTGACGAAACCTTAACAACCTTTCCTGCCGAAAATATTGGCACTATGTGGAAGGCAGTGGAGATCGATGCGTGGATCGCGGGAAGGCAGTCAAGCCTCGAGGATGTCCGGGCCACCGTAACAGAGATCATCGGCCGCGTGCAGAACGAAGGGGATGCTGCACTTATTGATCTGGCAAAGAAGCACTGTGCGTTGACCGATGTAACCGTGTCGGATGATGAGCGCGAGGATGCCTATGAGCAGGTTGATGCGAAGATCATCGAGAGCCTGATCGAGGCCCATGCCCGCATCGAACGCTTCCACGAACTCCAGAAGCCCCGCGACCTCTGGCTGCAGGAGATGGAACCGGGTATCGTGCTCGGTGTCAAGACCACGCCCTTAAACCGTGTCGGGCTCTACATTCCCGGAGGCCGGGCCGCATACCCGTCATCCGCTCTTATGTGTGCGGTACCCGCCCGGGTTGCCGGGGTAAAGGAGATCTGCGCCTGCTCCCCGCCCCCGATCAAGCCATTAACGCTTGTTGCACTGGACATTGCCGGTGTCACCGAGATCTATAATGCCGGTGGCGCACAGGCAGTTGCCGCGATGGCGCTCGGAACCCAATCCATCCGGCCCGTGCAGAAGATTGTCGGGCCCGGCAACGTGTATGTCACGCTGGCAAAGATGATGCTCCGCGAAAAGGTGGAGATCGATTTCCCGGCCGGCCCCAGCGAGATTGGGATCATTGCCGATGCAACCGCCGATCCCCGTATCGTTGCTGCCGACATCCTTGCCCAGTCCGAGCATGACCCCAATGCTGCCTGTATCCTGATCACGACCGATAAGGCCCTCCCGGCAAAAGTCGGCCGCGAGATAGAAGCGATGACAAAGGTTGCCCCCCGGAAAGAGATCATCGAACAGTCGCTTAACAACTCCGGGTATTTCATTGCCGACACGATGGAAGAAGCGATCTTTGCATCGGATGCTGTTGCTCCTGAACACCTCTCGATACAGGTTGCCGACCCCTTATCCGTTGTCACGAGAGTGAAGAACGCCGGGGCAATCTTTGTCGGGCGCTACTCGGCAGTTGCCTGCGGGGATTATGCCGTGGGGACCAACCACTGCCTCCCCACCGCAGGGTATGCAAAGACCTATTCCGGTCTTGACGTGAACCATTTCTGCAAGACCGCATCGGTCGAGATCCTTGACCGGGACGGGCTTGAGACGATTGGCGATATCGTTGAGACGATTGCCGATGCAGAAGGCCTTCACGCCCATGCAGAATCCGTGCGGGTGCGCAGGGATTTCGGCCGGAAAGGCTGCTAAAAAACGATACGTCAATATTTTTTTTGTTTTCATCATTTCAAGAGAACCCTGTTATTGCGATGGTTCCCGCATCAGTGCATCTCTGAAGTACGGCAGGGCAATACGGTTTTTCCAGCAACGTTGACATCGCTCCGGACAAATGATCGGCGCAGATTACATTTGTCCCTCACTGACCCACCTTCGCTCACCACAACGATCTTGAGTCTCATACACTCCGTAAAATGCAGTAAATCCGGCCCGAAAATCAATGGGGGTGATGGGGGGTCAGTGAGGGACATTTGTTGTAAATGATTCGTACACTGCAGAAAAATTTGAAAAATTACGAAGACACTCTTTCATATCTCACCGTTCCGTGCAGGAACAAATGTCCCTCACTGACCCCCATCTATTCCGTTTGGGATCAACCGGATGAGTAGCTCCCGGGTCGCCGCGGGGGCGCCCGGTCAAAGGTGGCGGGAGCATCGCTATTGGGGTATGGAGGTATCAGTCTCTATGAATGAACAAAGAAAAAAGCGGTCAATAAAAAATATTAAAAAAAAATCTCTATTCCCGCCGCATACCCCGATATCCCAGCAAAATAACCCCGGCAATCACCAGTGCCACAACCGGCATACCGGGTCCGAGCGGTGCTTCACCGGGTGGTGCATCTGATGGATGAAAAACGATCTCGGTTGTGGCATACTCATTCCTGTCATAGCGGAGCCGGTCAACCGGGGAACTGACAACATATACGATATAGGAACCGGGCTTGAGGTTGCCGAGAATGACCGCTGTGTCCCAGGTATAGGACCAGGTGCCGTTCTCAAGATGCACCGGGGCCGTTGTGAACAATCCGCGACCGGCAGGGATATTGAGATTATCGAGTGTCACCCCCCGGGGATCGAGATCCGGGCCGGTTACAAAGAGATACGCGGCAATCGTTTTCATACCGGTTACTGATCCGCTGAGCGTGATCACATCCCCGATATGCGCCTCGTTCTCGGAGGCATTGAGGGTGAGTGTCACGGCTCCTGTGGCAGGGACCAGTGCGCACAGCAGGATTGCGGCAAGGATGAACAGGAGATGTGCCCGGCGCATGCCGGAATGGTGTGCTGTTAAAGCGTAAAACATTGTCTTTTCCGGTAATGGAATCAGAACCTGACCACCATCACCGCCTCTTCTTCTTTTTTTAAGTCGCCCTTGAGATGTTCGGCATCGAAGTCATAAGCATCTCCGGGCTTATAGTCCTCGTAGAGCTCGCATTTGTCCAGCACATCGACAAATTCTTTTAAGAATATCCGGGGGATTACGTCAATCCGTCCCCCGAAACGCGTAGTGATCTTTTTGATCATGGCCCGGATAAAGCGGTGCGAGACCCGTTCGCGATCCGGTTCCGTGTATGCCTGGGCATAAACATCCACAACCTTGAGCGCCACCAGTTCGAGTTTTGAGGTATCGAACTTCTCCAGCAGGATCTGCGGCTGGCGGGGGTTGCGATAGGCATCGTTCTGCACCACGCTGATCCGGTCATAGAGCGGAGGGACGGAACGGATCCCGCGGGAACCGTCATACATGGCGGGCGTGCCGGTAAAGAGGAAGAAGCAGCGCGGCATATCGCCCCGGTCGAGGGCATCGATGATCTGCACGAGCGTGTGGTAACCCTTCTCCCGCTGGCTGCGCTGGAGCCCCTGCGTGGTCTCCATTTCGTCGACCGCAATCGCAATCCCGTTGTATCCCGCCCCGTGAATGATTGAGACCAGGCCCCGCAGGAAGAGAAACGCGATGGTGTCATCGATCTCGCCCTTGATCCCCGCTTTCTGCTTGAAGTCCCGCCCGATATTCGGTTCGCCGGCAATCCAGCCGAGTGCTGCCTGTGCCAGCTGGAAGTCGCCGGCATTGTTCGCCCGGTAATAGGTGCGCAGTGCCGCTGCAAGTGCGGTGTTGACCTCGCTGATACCGCTGAGTGCCGTTTCGATCTCCCGCTCGGTGGCCTCTTCAAGGGCAGCATCTTCAAGACCGCTTCCGCTCACGGAAAGCAGACGCTCTTCGATGGCAAAGAGCCAGTTGTCGAGAATTGTCTTGATCGCATGCTCTTCATTGCCGGTGCGGAGGTTGGCACAGACCTGCTGGTAGATTCCCTTGATCTTGTAGAGCGGGGTGGAGGACGATATGATCACATGCGAGGTGACAAACCCCTTGGTGCGGGCGATCTCAAGTGCCCGGGCAACCAGAAATGTCTTACCGCTCCCGTACTCGCCCCGGATAAACTTGAGATCCCCGCCGCTCTGGGCCACGTAATCCAGTTGTTTGCTGATCACACCCTCTTCAACATCGAGGCCGACAGCGATCCGTTCAAGCCCGCTCGCAGGAACCGTGCCCCTGCGTAACGCATTGATGATGTTGATGCTCTCGAGCCGGCGCTGGTCCATCCGTTCAGGTTCCGGTAAATTCATAGCCCTCTCCATCCTCCCCAACTCCTTTCTTTGCGATCAGTAACAATCCCTGTGCTTCTGCTTTCTGGATCAGGCGGTTGACGATCCCAACCACCCTGCGGGTTCCCAGCACTTTTCTCAAGTCCATCTCGCTTGCCATCCGGTGCAGCCGGATGAACTCAAGGATCTTTGCCTCCTGTTCCGTAAGGCCGAGCTGGTCCGTGATCACCTGCGCGGGAGGACCCGCTGCTGCCCGTTTTTTTACCCGCGGCACATTCATAATCGGGCGATCGGCTGCTGATTTCTCCTTGCAGGCCCGGATCAGGCTGAGGAAATCCTCAAGGTGAATGGCCCGGGTATGGGCTGGCATCACGTCCATCCCGCTCAGGCAGCAATATTTGCACCCCGCATAATCCTGCTCTTCGTGAGCATTGGTCCCGGCAATGAAATACGTCATTGCAAGGAGTTCAAGGCCTTCGGAATTCAGCGTAGCCCGCCGGGCTTCGAGTTTTGCAAGCAGCTGCTCCATCAGCCGCTTTAAGCGGTGCATAGTGCCGGTCTTATCCACGATCACAGTGGCAACCCGGCTCAGGTCAGCGCTTTTTTTCACGTTCGATAGAATGTAGAGCATCACTTTCTCGCATTCGCGTCCTTCACCGTGTGCATCGAGGAACTGCGCATAGGAAAGCCCACCCGTAAGGAAGTCTGCCCGGTACGCCCGGTAATACCAGGACCGGGCTTCTGCGGCATCACCGGCATCTTCGAATAACAGGGCGGTTTCGAGCAGGCTGGCAACGTTCACATCCTGCGAAACGTGATTCAGGAATCTCAGCTTTGCTTCTTCTGCAGGTACCCACGCGGTGAGGTGCCGGCGGTACCTGCTCACGATCGTCCGGAGCAGGTCCAGGTCATTCTTTGTTGCCAGTTCATCGCGGATCAACTGCTCATATGCAGCAAGGGCATCTTTTTTCCTCTCTTCTGTATCAGCCCGGATGGCCAGCAGATCGCAGACAAGAAGGCGGTATACCGGCCGGGGCGAGCGCTCTGCCAGCGCCCGTGCGGCACCGAGCGCATCCTCAGTTTTCCCATGTGTCTGCAGGAGCAGCACATAGTCAAAGTGGATCTCGCAATCCGTATCGGAACCGATGTGATCGGTATAGGCCTCAAATGAAGCCTGCACATCGTAACAGGAGAGAGCTGACAGGTATTTCCTCAGGACTGCGGGATCCCGGGTCTCTTTGTAGATCCGGTTCGCAGACTCCGCTGCTGCAGGGAAATTTCCGGTCCTGACCAGTGCATCCACATATTCATGGCCCGGCGCAGTCCCGCCCCCCAGTATGTCATGTGTGGTGAGTGCCTCTTCTGCCTCGCCAATTCCCAGGAGTGCCTGCATCAAGTGCCGGACATCTTCCTGTTTTCTTCCTGTCTGCACGAGCCGTTTGAAGACGGGCAGTGCTGCACGGTAATCCTTGTGGCCGAGAAGATATTCCGCATAACTCCGCAGGGCGTCCTGGTTGGAGGGATCGAGGTGGACGGCTGTTGCGTACTCCGCAATCGCGCCTTCGTCACTACGGGCTTCGAGCACTTTTGCCAGGTAACTGTGCACATAGGAAGAGTCCGGCATCTTCTGTGCCAGGTCCCGGAAAAATACCTCTGCATCGTCAAGTCTCCCCATGTAATAGAGGTTGGTTGCGGCAAGGACGTCGATCGCAGAATCCTTCCCGGACTCAAGGAGAAGGGAGCAAACCTGACCGGATTCGATATACCGGCCGTCTTCAAAAAGCCGGAACGCCTCTTTCTTCTGCTCTTCCCGGGATAATGGAATCATACGTTTCCTGAACCGAACCGGATCGCAAAAAGCCCCTTAAGCATCCGGAACATGTCCCGCTTCTGTACCCGCGAGTCCCCCTGGTTCTGCCAGATGATGGGAACTTCAGTTATGCTGTATCCTGCACGCTGCAGCCGCCAGAGCAGTTCGACATCGAACTCGAATCCCCGCGACGTCATCTGTGGCAAAACCGTATCGATTGCGGTTTTCCTGAATACCTTTGCCCCGCATTGCGTGTCATTGAAGGTGAGCCCGAAGAGCATCCGTATCAGGAGATTAAATGCCCGGCTCTCCATCCTGCGCATAAATCCCTGTCTCACGCGAAGTGTTGAACCCGGCACCCAGCGTGAACCGATCGCACAGTCGGAATCAGCAAGCCGGGAGAAAAGCCGGATCATCTCACCGATACTTGTAGATCCATCCGCATCGAAGTACCCCACCAGCGGCGCCCGTGCGGCATTGAGTCCTTCGATCACGCCGCCTCCCTTTCCCAGCCGGTGATCGAAAACGAGACAGCGGATCGTGAGATCCTTCCGGTTATCTGCGATCCTGCTGACACAATCAGCAGTCCTGTCGGTCCCGTCACAGACTACGATAAGTTCGCCGTCAAACACTGATATCTCATCAAAGAGGGACTGGATCCGGTTCTCCTCATTGTATGCGGGAATGACGAGACTGAACGATACGCCGGGATTGGTCATGACGGGCTTGCTCCAGGTAATAAAGATGTACAGGTGAAGAGTGTTACGCTATTGTATCGTATGCTTAAGCGGACTCTTCCGTAGCAACCGGTTTATTGTACTATATTCGTGGGCAGAGTGTCCCAATAACGTTACTGGTGTTTGAGCAGGTGCTGGCCAAGCACCGTTGTGGGGCGATATTTTTCTGCCATATGGAGCGCGGTTTTCCGGAGTTCGTGGTGTTCGGCAAGGCAACTTTCGGGTGGCGGACTTTTTCGGAGGATGGCTGATGTGTTCTCGGTGATCTGGATAAGTTCTGTTGCGATGACCGCATTGAGCCAGATGAGGTCGGCAAGCATCTCTTTTGTTTCAGGGTCCTGCATGGTGAATAGGTAAGTCCAACCATCATTATTAAGCAACCGGCTTTTCGACAAAGGCATATTCTTAATCTGTGTCCGGATAAATTCTCATACGAGAATCATGTCCTATCTTGAAAATATCCGGCAGCAGGGCCGGAATGCCAACCCGTTCTTTTGCCAGATGGGGATCGATATCGTCAGCTATGATGCAGGAACGGCAGTACTGAAAATGCAGGTCCGGCCCGACATGCTCAACGGGGTCGGCTGGCTCCAGGGTGGCATGCTCGTGGCGCTTGCCGATGAAGCGATTGCACTGGCTCTCTATACCCTGCTTAAAGAGAACGAAGGGATTGCCACCATCTCCGAGTCCACCAGTTTTGTCAAAGGGGTACGGGAGGGTGTGATCGTTGCCGAGGCAAAGGTGATCAAGAAGGGCAGGCGTGTTGCTTTTGCCGAGGCCGAAGTATTCCTGGAAAATGGCGAAAAGACGATGCTTTCCCGGACTTCGGCTGCCTTTGCCGTGACGGCAAAAGAATAAAAAAAGATTATTCCTTCTTATTTTGGGTCTTCTTCTCTTCTGGTTTTACTTCCGGTTTTCTGAATTTGATATACCAGACAGCGCCAATCGCGACAATGATTACCAGGGCAACGACCACCATCATGGTTGTCTGCGAGGCAGAGGCTGCTCCTTTCTGTGCAGCGGCAAGGCCGGCTGTTGCATCGCGGTTGCCGGGATCCGTTTCAAGGGCTTTGGTATAGGAATCCACTGCTGCGGTGTAATCTCCCATCTTTGAGAGCGTGTCGCCTTTGTTGATCAGGGCAGTTGTATAACCCGTCTCAAACTTGATGGCGTTGTTGTAGGCTGCGAGTGCGTCCTGATACTTTCCAAGATTATAGTTTGCATAGCCCTTGTTGTTCCAGAGCATCTTGTCCTCGGGATAGAGCGCGAGGCCCTGGTCAAAGGTCTGGATGGCATCATCATATTTTTTGAGCTGGATCTGTGCATAGCCCTTGTCGCGATAGGTGTACAGCAGGGCATCGGACATCTTGATCATGGAGGTGTTGGCTGCGAGCGCCTGGTCAAATGTTTCAATCGCCCTGGTATAGTCATTCGTGTTGAGGAGCACTTCCGCCCGGTTATAGAGGGTGGTTGCCTCGTCCTTCGGTGCATCGGCGTTTGGAGTTTCGTCCGCTGCGAGCACCGGCGGGATGAAGCAGGCAATCAATGCAAAGATTGCCAGGATATGAATAATCTGCCTGAAGTTCATAGCTACTCAGTGAGATGTTTTCGCAAATTAATCTTACTTAAACCATTGCCCGGTACCGGTGCAGATTACGCCAGCGGGAAAAGCCTGGTTTTATCCCGTTGCATTCAAGGAAGATAACACTATTAGGATTGTGAGTCAAATATAATGCAATCGGGGAGATTTTCGTGAAGTACATCATTATTACCGGCGGTGTGATGAGCGGTCTGGGCAAGGGCATTACCGCAGCATCAGTGGGACGGATTTTGCAGAACCGTGGCTACCGGGTCACAGCAGTCAAGATAGATCCCTACTTAAATATCGATGCGGGGACGATGAACCCGGCCCAGCACGGCGAAGTGTTCGTGCTCAAGGATGGCAGCGAAGTTGACCTTGACCTCGGCAACTACGAGCGGTTTTTAGACATTGAGTTGACCGCTGCTCACAATATTACTACCGGCAAGGTGTACCGGACGGTCATCGACAAGGAACGCCGCGGCGATTTCCTCGGCGAGACCGTGCAGATCATCCCCCACATCACCGACCAGATCAAGACCT
The sequence above is drawn from the Methanomicrobiales archaeon HGW-Methanomicrobiales-1 genome and encodes:
- a CDS encoding glycosyl transferase yields the protein MTNPGVSFSLVIPAYNEENRIQSLFDEISVFDGELIVVCDGTDRTADCVSRIADNRKDLTIRCLVFDHRLGKGGGVIEGLNAARAPLVGYFDADGSTSIGEMIRLFSRLADSDCAIGSRWVPGSTLRVRQGFMRRMESRAFNLLIRMLFGLTFNDTQCGAKVFRKTAIDTVLPQMTSRGFEFDVELLWRLQRAGYSITEVPIIWQNQGDSRVQKRDMFRMLKGLFAIRFGSGNV
- a CDS encoding phenylacetic acid degradation protein, which gives rise to MSYLENIRQQGRNANPFFCQMGIDIVSYDAGTAVLKMQVRPDMLNGVGWLQGGMLVALADEAIALALYTLLKENEGIATISESTSFVKGVREGVIVAEAKVIKKGRRVAFAEAEVFLENGEKTMLSRTSAAFAVTAKE
- a CDS encoding BREX system ATP-binding protein BrxD, giving the protein MNLPEPERMDQRRLESINIINALRRGTVPASGLERIAVGLDVEEGVISKQLDYVAQSGGDLKFIRGEYGSGKTFLVARALEIARTKGFVTSHVIISSSTPLYKIKGIYQQVCANLRTGNEEHAIKTILDNWLFAIEERLLSVSGSGLEDAALEEATEREIETALSGISEVNTALAAALRTYYRANNAGDFQLAQAALGWIAGEPNIGRDFKQKAGIKGEIDDTIAFLFLRGLVSIIHGAGYNGIAIAVDEMETTQGLQRSQREKGYHTLVQIIDALDRGDMPRCFFLFTGTPAMYDGSRGIRSVPPLYDRISVVQNDAYRNPRQPQILLEKFDTSKLELVALKVVDVYAQAYTEPDRERVSHRFIRAMIKKITTRFGGRIDVIPRIFLKEFVDVLDKCELYEDYKPGDAYDFDAEHLKGDLKKEEEAVMVVRF
- a CDS encoding nitrite reductase, which produces MRTNFGIHMKGGVITERNADFCTIRIRAPAGVYSVEQLRGIATIAKKYGTGTVHCTTRQTLEIPHVNPALLKKVEKALAKNGTPVGSERDEIVNIIACPGIERCKFANIDTIGLAKKIDEKLFGKEMPVKMRIALSGCPNACTSPMLNEIGIIGRVRPLRTSGRLCTGCGSCVEYCKEKAIRIKNGISVLDETKCVDCGVCIQSCHFDLIEAEHRHFLITVGGRRGRHPRIGRELMTVETEEEVLATIDKIVNWVYRRAWSGRLLSEQLDELHFEKFRQEIIAQGKPAANDKSAKKPVS
- the hisD gene encoding histidinol dehydrogenase encodes the protein MWKAVEIDAWIAGRQSSLEDVRATVTEIIGRVQNEGDAALIDLAKKHCALTDVTVSDDEREDAYEQVDAKIIESLIEAHARIERFHELQKPRDLWLQEMEPGIVLGVKTTPLNRVGLYIPGGRAAYPSSALMCAVPARVAGVKEICACSPPPIKPLTLVALDIAGVTEIYNAGGAQAVAAMALGTQSIRPVQKIVGPGNVYVTLAKMMLREKVEIDFPAGPSEIGIIADATADPRIVAADILAQSEHDPNAACILITTDKALPAKVGREIEAMTKVAPRKEIIEQSLNNSGYFIADTMEEAIFASDAVAPEHLSIQVADPLSVVTRVKNAGAIFVGRYSAVACGDYAVGTNHCLPTAGYAKTYSGLDVNHFCKTASVEILDRDGLETIGDIVETIADAEGLHAHAESVRVRRDFGRKGC